In the genome of Clostridium cylindrosporum DSM 605, one region contains:
- a CDS encoding Dabb family protein, with translation MIRHTVMWKLKDSALDASKIENATKLKNMLENLKHDIKEIVSIEVGIDSTDNDDNYDVVLYSEFETLDDLNTYQNHPKHVEVGKFVAQIRESRVCVDHII, from the coding sequence ATGATTAGACATACGGTTATGTGGAAACTTAAGGACAGTGCACTTGATGCATCTAAAATTGAAAATGCAACTAAACTTAAAAATATGCTTGAGAATTTAAAGCATGACATTAAAGAAATTGTTTCTATTGAAGTTGGAATTGATTCTACAGATAATGATGATAACTATGATGTTGTTCTTTATTCTGAATTTGAAACATTAGATGACTTAAATACATATCAAAACCATCCTAAACATGTTGAAGTAGGTAAGTTTGTTGCCCAAATTAGAGAAAGTAGAGTTTGTGTTGATCATATAATCTAA